Proteins encoded within one genomic window of Triticum aestivum cultivar Chinese Spring chromosome 2D, IWGSC CS RefSeq v2.1, whole genome shotgun sequence:
- the LOC123052319 gene encoding probable leucine-rich repeat receptor-like protein kinase At1g68400 gives MYAHGDHVHGGSRDAPSHASASSPETSKFLLPEGERKRRLVCFLFASSACCPPLVLLEDRHAALLPSFPFWSSACRLPTLLQLRSLHNSDFSKISALPAQRWPPLSAIKLTQSSSVERAQAIGERASTKMPRFRHCLSMSPLVILLFHLATWLVHGEVANGGHRDLPFLLSFKAYNPSNVTALETWVGPDPCSGSWLGVRCSRGRVAGVFLDDASLVGSVAPLLGLTQIRVLAVRRNSLSGPLPPLDNSTSPRLRHLLVSHNNLSGGLNLSLPSLVTLRAEQNGFHGGLLALRLSMVKRFNVSSNELVGEIPSSLSGFPSSSFGSNVDLCGKPLPRCMHAYNAVEDGASNATTGVAQSPTAATNTASGSPSSSSNGRFSQLGLTALVATGIGNAVLIAISLAISVAMFIYMRRKLRPSKDDSKSSAALCFEEEDKIRSGEDKCQKSGALVCFDGGEELRLESLLKASAEVLGKGVSGSTYKAVLEDGIVAAVKRLSALQFPGRSKAFDRHMRLVGRLRHRHVVSLRGYCNSNGERLLVYDYLPNGSLQSLLQGNGGGGRTRSLDWATKKGILFGAAQGLNYIHTFPARPALVHGNVKPSNILLDERGAACVSECGLMRYAASIQQSAPQPPELFLDRATAAVSSRGGWRGYAAPELTASGARATQESDVYSCGMVLLAVVTAKGAADGGEEEGEGEETMGMVKIGVLCTAEAPEERPRMAQVLTMMSEFM, from the exons ATGTACGCGCACGGCGACCATGTCCATGGCGGCTCACGGGATGCACCGAGCCACGCATCGGCCTCCTCCCCGGAAACGTCCAAATTCCTTCTGCCCGAGGGAGAGAGAAAAAGGCGCCTTGTTTGCTTTCTCTTCGCCTCATCTGCCTGTTGCCCTCCCCTTGTCCTCCTCGAGGACCGCCATGCTGCGCTACTCCCTAGCTTTCCTTTTTGGAGCTCTGCTTGTCGCCTCCCCACACTTCTACAGTTGAGATCTCTCCACAATTCAGATTTTTCAAAAATCTCCGCTCTCCCCGCGCAGCGTTGGCCTCCTCTTTCTGCTATAAAACTCACCCAATCTTCATCAGTCGAGAGGGCACAGGCGATCGGAGAGAGGGCATCCACCAAAATGCCTCGCTTCCGCCACTGCTTATCCATGTCCCCCCTCGTGATCCTCCTCTTCCATCTTGCAACATGGCTAGTGCATGGTGAGGTCGCCAATGGGGGCCACCGCGACCTCCCTTTCCTCCTCTCCTTCAAGGCCTACAACCCCAGCAACGTCACGGCCCTGGAGACCTGGGTCGGCCCCGACCCATGTTCCGGCTCGTGGCTCGGTGTCAGGTGCTCCAGGGGGAGGGTGGCGGGCGTCTTCTTGGACGACGCCTCACTGGTGGGCAGCGTGGCTCCCCTCCTCGGGCTCACCCAGATCAGGGTGCTCGCCGTCAGGAGGAACTCCCTGTCCGGCCCTCTCCCTCCGTTGGACAACTCCACGAGCCCAAGGTTGAGGCACCTGCTCGTCTCCCACAACAACCTCAGCGGCGGCCTCAACCTTTCGCTGCCTTCCCTGGTCACTCTGCGAGCAGAGCAAAACGGATTCCATGGCGGCTTGCTGGCTCTGCGCCTGTCGATGGTCAAAAGGTTCAACGTGTCGAGTAACGAGCTCGTCGGAGAGATCCCCAGCTCCCTGTCGGGATTCCCGAGCTCGTCTTTCGGCAGCAATGTCGATCTCTGCGGCAAGCCTCTTCCGAGATGTATGCATGCTTACAATGCAGTGGAAGATGGCGCCTCAAATGCTACCACTGGTGTCGCTCAGTCTCCTACTGCAGCAACAAACACAGCTAGTGGCAGTCCGAGCTCTTCCAGTAATGGAAGATTCAGCCAGCTTGGCTTGACTGCACTCGTGGCCACTGGCATTGGCAATGCAGTGCTGATAGCGATCTCGCTGGCCATCTCTGTGGCCATGTTCATCTACATGAGAAGAAAGCTGAGGCCCTCTAAGGACGATTCCAAATCCAGTGCGGCTCTTTGCTTCGAGGAGGAGGACAAGATCAGAAGTGGTGAAGACAAGTGCCAGAAGAGCGGCGCTCTGGTCTGCttcgacggcggcgaggagctgagGCTGGAGAGCCTGCTCAAGGCCTCGGCCGAGGTGCTCGGCAAGGGCGTGTCCGGTAGCACGTACAAGGCGGTCCTCGAGGATGGCATCGTGGCGGCCGTAAAGCGGCTCAGCGCCCTGCAGTTCCCCGGCCGGAGCAAGGCCTTCGACCGCCACATGCGGCTCGTCGGCAGGCTCCGGCACCGCCACGTCGTCAGCCTCAGGGGGTACTGCAACTCCAACGGCGAGCGGCTGCTCGTCTACGACTACCTCCCCAACGGGAGCCTCCAGTCCCTTCTGCAAGGCAACG GTGGAGGCGGCAGAACGAGGAGCTTGGACTGGGCGACGAAGAAGGGCATCCTGTTCGGCGCGGCGCAGGGCCTCAACTACATCCACACGTTCCCGGCGCGGCCGGCGCTGGTGCACGGGAACGTGAAGCCGTCCAACATCCTCCTCGACGAGCGCGGCGCCGCGTGCGTCTCCGAGTGCGGGCTCATGCGCTACGCCGCCAGCATCCAGCAGTCCGCCCCGCAGCCGCCCGAGCTATTCCTTgaccgggcgacggcggcggtgtcGAGCCGCGGCGGATGGCGCGGGTACGCGGCGCCGGAGCTGACGGCGTCGGGCGCGAGGGCGACGCAGGAGTCGGATGTGTACAGCTGCGGGATGGTGCTCCTGGCGGTGGTGACCGCCAAGGGCGCCGCGGACGGCGGCGAGGAAGAGGGCGAAGGGGAGGAGACGATGGGGATGGTGAAGATCGGCGTGCTGTGCACCGCCGAGGCGCCGGAGGAGAGGCCCAGGATGGCGCAGGTGCTCACCATGATGAGCGAGTTCATGTAG